DNA sequence from the Acidothermus cellulolyticus 11B genome:
TCTGGCGGAATCCCGAGACGAGATCCCCGGTCTGCAGCGACAACGAGAAGCGGACGAAGAACGGTACGACGAAGAAGACGGCGAGCCAGAGCACGACCGGCAAGACAAGAAGGTACGCCGCGCTCCGCCGTCGCCACGCTGTCGCCATCGAGGTCCCCGCTACCCCTGGTAGATGGGCTCGAAAATGCTGTTCCAGACGGTGAGTTCGTCTTCGGTCAGGGTCCGGTAGTTGTACACCTTCTGGTAGTCCTGCTCCGTTGGGAAGACCAGCGGGCTGTTCGCCACGTCAAGCAGGGACTTCTGGTCGTCGCCGGTGGCCTGCTTGGCATCAGCGAGGATGACGTCACGGGCCGCAGGCACGGGCGTGATGTAGTTGACGTACTCGGCCACCATGGCGGCGATTTTCGGCTGGTAGTACCAATCCATGAGCATGAGCGCGTCAACCGGATGCTGGGCGTACTTGAGGAGCACCAGGTTGTCGGTCCAGATGACGCCGCCCTCCTTGGGTATCACGAATTTCAGGTTGCTGGCGCCGGAGGCAAGCGCCTGAAACACATCACCGGACCAGGCCTGGCTCGCCCAGATGTCACCGTTGCTCAACGCCTTGATGTAATCCTGCTCGTAGTACTGGCGGACGATTCCCTTGTCACGCTGCTCCTTGAGTTTGGCCGCGGCTTGACGCCACTCATTGGGACCGGTTTTCTGCGGGTCACCGAACATCGCCACGAGGACCGCGTTCGGCAGATCCTCGTTGTCCGCGAACATGCCCACCTTGCCCTTGAGCCGCTCGTCCCAGAGGTCGAAGAAACTGGTGATCGGCTTCGGCACCTTGGTGGTGTCGTAGGCGATGCCGGTGAACCCTGACTGCCACGGCACGGTATAGACGTTTCCCGGATCGTACGAGGTCTTCCGGTACTTCGGATCGACGTACTTCGCGAAGTTCTGCAGGTAGGAGTGGTCAAGTGGAATCAAGTAACCGAGCTGCATGAGCCGGTCGAGCGACGTGCCGTTGGTGATGGTCGCGACATCGTACCCGGTGTACTGGCCCGCCTGCAGCACCGGAAGGATTTTCGCGAGGAATGAGGGATCGTCCTGGATCACCTCGTAGTAATTGACTTTTATCCCGGTCGCCTTGGTGAAGGCGTCGACCGACGGGTGGTCGTTCTTGTTCTGGGAATTGACGTCGATGTACAGCGGCCACTGCGCCCAGTTGACCAGACCGGTTTTCTTCTTCCCCTTCCAATAATCTTGAATCTCCGTCGCGAGCGCACTGCCGCTGGCCGCCGGCTTCGCCGCGCCCTTGACGCCGCAGGCGCTGAGCAGTGCCGCGCCTGATCCGATGCCGAGCAGCCTGAGGAAATCCCGTCGAGCGACGCTGCGACCGCCGATGGAAACCCACGGATCTGTCCGCTGTTCGGTCATGGTGCCGCCTCCTCCGGTACATCGGTCGCATCGGCGTGAATCAACTGGTAACCGTGCTCGGGCCGCCACCACAGCCAGATCCGATCCCCGGGAGCTGGTACAAGGTCGGCGGTGCCGTCATTCTGCGCGTACACAACCAACTGCTCGGCGACGCTCGTCGCCACCACGTACTGCGTCGCGGTGCCGAGGTACACCACTTCCCGGACGACCCCGAGAAGACGACACCTATCGCCGTCCGGCGGATGGAGGCTGAGCCGAATCTTCTCGGGACGGACCGTGGCGGAGATGGATGCCCCCGGCGGAACGGGGACCCGCAACGGAACAAGCACCCGCTCGTCAGCCGACGTCGCCAGGAGCGCGATCGCACCCTCAATTCGGGCGAGTGGAGCGGAGATGACATTCGACGTGCCGATGAAGCCGGCGACGAACGGCGTGCTCGGTGTCTCGTAGATTTCCCGCGGCGTACCCAGTTGCTCCACCCGGCCGGCGTTCATGACCGCAATGCGGTCGGACATGGTCAGCGCCTCGCCCTGGTCGTGGGTGACATAGACGAAGGTCACACCGGCTTCCCGCTGAATACGCTTGAGCTCCAGCTGCATCGCCTGCCGAAGTTTCAGGTCCAGCGCGCCGAGCGGTTCGTCCAAGAGCAGGGCGCGCGGCCGGTTGACCAACGCCCGGGCGAGGGCGACCCGCTGCTGCTGGCCGCCGGAGAGTTCATCCGGACGCCGC
Encoded proteins:
- a CDS encoding ABC transporter ATP-binding protein, giving the protein MTDYTPDETPGIALRDISKVYSSRTGDVVAVHALTLAVRSGEFFSLLGPSGCGKTTTLRMIAGFEEPTTGRILLEGRDVTDVPPHRRDVNMVFQNYALFPHLTVWENVAFGPKRKKLPREEIRRRVGEALELVDLVGREKRRPDELSGGQQQRVALARALVNRPRALLLDEPLGALDLKLRQAMQLELKRIQREAGVTFVYVTHDQGEALTMSDRIAVMNAGRVEQLGTPREIYETPSTPFVAGFIGTSNVISAPLARIEGAIALLATSADERVLVPLRVPVPPGASISATVRPEKIRLSLHPPDGDRCRLLGVVREVVYLGTATQYVVATSVAEQLVVYAQNDGTADLVPAPGDRIWLWWRPEHGYQLIHADATDVPEEAAP
- a CDS encoding polyamine ABC transporter substrate-binding protein, which produces MTEQRTDPWVSIGGRSVARRDFLRLLGIGSGAALLSACGVKGAAKPAASGSALATEIQDYWKGKKKTGLVNWAQWPLYIDVNSQNKNDHPSVDAFTKATGIKVNYYEVIQDDPSFLAKILPVLQAGQYTGYDVATITNGTSLDRLMQLGYLIPLDHSYLQNFAKYVDPKYRKTSYDPGNVYTVPWQSGFTGIAYDTTKVPKPITSFFDLWDERLKGKVGMFADNEDLPNAVLVAMFGDPQKTGPNEWRQAAAKLKEQRDKGIVRQYYEQDYIKALSNGDIWASQAWSGDVFQALASGASNLKFVIPKEGGVIWTDNLVLLKYAQHPVDALMLMDWYYQPKIAAMVAEYVNYITPVPAARDVILADAKQATGDDQKSLLDVANSPLVFPTEQDYQKVYNYRTLTEDELTVWNSIFEPIYQG